The Flavobacterium jumunjinense genome includes a region encoding these proteins:
- a CDS encoding peptidase domain-containing ABC transporter gives MKPLERFKNLILIDKRDIYQIILYALFGGLISLTLPLGIQSIINFLQAGKASTSWVILIVVVVVGVILVGIFKIMQYRITENLQQKIFVRSSFDFAYRFPKIKHDQFYNQYPPELANRFFDTLTVQKGFSKLLLDISTAILQILFGMILLSLYHSFFIIFGFILSGLLYLIFKANFSKGLETSLKESKYKYKVAHWIQEIARNHLSFKNQNLFNFSLNKNDELVSDYLEYREKHFKILKRQFIQLVGFKTLITAGLLIVGGLLVLNQQMNIGQFVAAEIIILTIINAVEKLFGGLELFYDVLTSLEKLGAVADLEIEKNNNQQNFMIDNNEPITIEAKNLHYKYPNSDVCILNNINLTIKPKERLLIKGENGSGKTTLVRLLGKILDPTSGVLYINDVNINKIDIENYRSRTALVTSSDSTFEGTILDNIICKNQSISINEINSILEKVKLTEFIKSLPLGLDTPLFPDGKQINSSVVQKIIIARSILSKPEIILLEDPLTKVDNEQSDEIIKYLMDEKHPWTIVITNANKDWEKYATKTITLKNGQIT, from the coding sequence ATGAAACCACTTGAAAGATTCAAAAACTTAATATTGATAGACAAAAGAGATATTTATCAAATTATTCTTTATGCGCTTTTTGGAGGATTAATTAGTTTAACGCTTCCTCTTGGAATTCAATCTATTATAAATTTTCTACAAGCTGGTAAAGCCTCAACTTCTTGGGTAATACTTATCGTTGTGGTAGTGGTCGGTGTAATTCTTGTTGGTATATTTAAAATCATGCAATATCGAATTACAGAAAATCTGCAACAAAAAATATTTGTTCGCTCATCTTTTGATTTTGCATATCGTTTTCCTAAAATCAAACACGATCAATTCTATAATCAATATCCTCCAGAATTAGCCAATCGCTTTTTTGATACTTTAACCGTTCAAAAAGGTTTCTCTAAACTATTATTAGACATTTCGACAGCAATTCTTCAAATATTATTTGGAATGATTTTGCTTTCTTTATATCATTCTTTCTTTATTATTTTTGGTTTTATTCTTTCTGGGTTGTTATATCTTATTTTTAAAGCCAATTTTTCAAAAGGATTAGAAACTAGTCTAAAAGAATCAAAATACAAGTATAAAGTAGCACATTGGATTCAAGAAATTGCTAGAAACCATCTAAGCTTCAAAAATCAGAATTTATTTAATTTTTCATTAAACAAAAACGATGAGCTGGTTAGTGATTATTTAGAATACAGAGAGAAACACTTTAAAATATTAAAAAGACAATTCATTCAGCTAGTTGGGTTCAAAACTTTAATTACAGCAGGTTTATTAATTGTTGGTGGTCTTTTAGTATTAAATCAACAAATGAATATTGGTCAGTTTGTTGCTGCCGAAATTATAATTTTAACGATTATTAATGCAGTAGAAAAATTATTTGGTGGTTTAGAGTTATTTTATGACGTTTTAACTTCTTTAGAAAAATTAGGAGCTGTTGCCGATTTAGAAATTGAAAAAAACAACAATCAACAAAACTTCATGATCGATAATAATGAGCCAATTACAATAGAAGCTAAAAATTTACATTATAAATATCCTAATTCTGATGTTTGTATTTTAAACAATATCAACTTAACTATTAAACCCAAAGAACGGTTACTCATTAAAGGAGAAAATGGTTCTGGAAAAACTACTTTAGTTCGATTATTAGGAAAAATATTAGATCCTACTTCTGGAGTACTTTATATAAACGATGTTAATATCAACAAAATAGACATTGAAAATTATCGTTCCAGAACTGCCTTGGTTACTTCTAGCGATAGCACCTTTGAAGGAACTATTTTAGATAATATTATTTGTAAAAACCAGAGTATTTCTATTAACGAAATTAATTCTATTTTAGAAAAAGTAAAACTAACCGAATTCATAAAATCATTACCTTTAGGATTGGATACTCCTTTATTTCCAGATGGAAAACAAATAAACTCATCTGTTGTACAAAAAATAATTATTGCAAGAAGTATTCTTTCCAAGCCAGAGATTATATTATTAGAAGATCCTTTAACAAAAGTAGACAACGAACAATCAGACGAAATTATTAAGTA